The sequence below is a genomic window from Desulfobacterales bacterium.
TCTTACGAAAGGCTAAAAATTGTTGGACATGGGCAATTGGTACCCAAGGCGCGTCATCATGAATAATTTTTTGAGCTTCATAATATAAGCGCGAACGTTCTTTTATATCTAAAATTTGTCTGGCTTTAATTAGTAATTCATGCACCTGCTCATTTTTATAGAAAGCACGATTACGGGCAATTTTTTTAACAGCATTATCTTTATCCAGCAATTTGTAAAGAAATTGATCCGGATCAGGATAGTCAGGAACCCAACCAAAAAAAGCCATTTCATGTTCTCCTAATTTACCTTTTGCGAGATATGTTTTCCAATCATAGGAAGAAATAATCTCCGCTTTAATTCCTACGTCTGCTAAACTTGCTTTAAATATTTCTGCAATTTTTTCTGGTTGCGGATTATAAGGTCGAGGGACAGGCATTTGCCAAAGAGTTGTTTCAAATCCATTTGGATATCCGGCTTCTTTGAGTAATTCTTTCGCTTTTTGTGGATTATAATCATAATCTACTATATTTTTATTATTTCCCCATAGAAGAGGAGGAATAGGAGTGACTGCAGGAATTGCTAAGCCCTGAAAAAGGAATTTAACTAATTTCTTTTTATTAATGGCATAATTGATGGCTTGTCTAACTTTAACATTATCAAAGGGTTTTTTTTCAGTATTCATTGCCAAATAACTTATATTAATACCAGGTTTATAAGCAATTTTTAAATTTTCATCTCTTTCGATAGTTACGATATCTTGAGGATCTACGCTTCCCATGACATGAACAGCAGCGGTTTTTAGTGCAATGAGAAGATCTTTGTTGTTGGTGAATGGTTGATATACAACTTTCTCTACATAAGGGGGAGTGTCCCAGTAACTTGTGTTTTTTTCTAAAACTACTGGATCCCCTTGCTTCCAATCCTTAAACTTAAAAGCACCTGTTCCAACTGGATGATTTCCAAATTCATTGCCCCATTTTTGAACTGCTGTTGGACTGACAATGTACGCTAAAGTGGAACTTAAACCGTAAAGGAAAGGAGCATACGGTTCTTCTAAAAAAAATTTTAAAGTATAGTCATCTATAGCTTCTATTTTTGTTACACCTTTTTTGTCGATAGTTTGTCTTGAAAAGGAGAATATTACAGAATCAGCATTAAAAGGAGTTCCATCATGAAAATAAACTCCTTTACGTAAATAAAAAATCCATTCCTTGGCATCTTTTGAGACATTCCAGGATGTAGCCAAACCCGGTTCTATATCTGTAAAATCGTCTTTATAGCGAACCAAAGTTTCATAAATAGCAGACATAACGGCTATAGTTTCGATATCATTGGACTTGATAGGATCAAAAGCGGCAATTTGTCCGGTGAATCCGTAAATAATTGTTCCCCCTGTTTTAGGCATAGTATCAGCCGGAACATTAGTGATAAGGAAATTAATCAGGATAATAATAAAAATAATTTTTTTCATAAATCCCCCTTATTTACTTTTGCTAAATTTTTAATAGATTTTATTACAAGCTTTAAAGAGCAGTCAAGATTAGACAATAATTGATCGTAATTAATTCCGATCTGCCGTTCCTTAGTTGCTATTTCTAATTCATGTGCGGCTAATTGAATGCCATCGATCGAAAGATTTCCAGCAACGCCTTTAACAGTATGGGCAATTTTATTAGCGTTAGAGAAATCATTTTGCATTATTTTTGTTCTTATTTCTTCTGTTAAATTAGAATATTTTTTAGCAAAATTTAAAAGCATCTGTTTATATAAGTGTTTATTTCCATTTATACGATTAAGACCTGTTTTAATATCAATGCCGGGCATGGTATCTGGAAATTCAACATCATAATTATGCATTTTTGCTCGTTCATGTTGAGCCTTTATATTTGAATTTAAAACGCGTATTCCTGGTTTAATCCATTTCATAAGAGTTTTAAATAACTTTATTGGCTCTATAGGTTTACTGATATAATCATTCATACCATTTTTAATACATTCTTCCTTTGCACCACTAATGGCGTGAGCAGTCATAGCAATAATAGGTAAATTCTTTAAATTTTTATTTTGCCTTATCAACTTGGTAGCTTCATAACCATCCATGATAGGCATTTGAATATCCATAAGGACGATATCATATTCAGTTCTAATTACTGCCTCAACGCCTTCATGTCCATTATTTACGATATCTACCACCAAACCCGCACTCTTTAATATTTCAGTAGCTACTTGTTGATTCATTTCATTATCTTCAACTAAAAGTACTTTTGCACCTTCTATAGTTTTTAACATTTCTATGGGCATTTCTACTGTGGTATTTTTTCTTTGATTTGAGGATGAGGCTTCACTCCCAAAGACCTGCATAATCGTATCAAACATCAGTGACGGCATGACAGGTTTCATCAAAAAACCATTGATCCCTGCTTGCTGTACCTGTTTCATAACCTCTTCAGATCCAAAACCTGTAACCATTATAATTAAGGGAATCTGTTCTAAATTTATATCGTTTTTTATTTTTTTTGAAGCTTCAATTCCATCCATTTTAGGCATTTTCCAATCCATAAGGACAAGCTCATAAGGTTCTCCTTCCTTAGCGGCTCTTTCTAATTCAATAATTGCGGCTTGTGCAGAAGGCATGGTTACAACCTTAAACTTTAAAGAATCAAGCTGCTCGGCTAAAATATCTCTTGCCATAGGATTATCATCAACTATTAGTACTTTTAGACCTTTGATATCTTCTGGAATAACAAAATTGCGTTTTTTATCTCCTAATACACGCTTAAAATAAACTGTAAATATAAAAGCGCTCCCTTTATTTACTTCGCTCTCGACAAATATTTCTCCATCCATCATCTCTATCAAATGTTTGCTAATTGCAAGACCAAGACCGGTTCCACCAAATTTACGAGTTATAGAAGTATCGGCTTGCGAAAAAGCAGAAAAGAGCTTTGTTATTTGCTCAGGTGTCATTCCTATTCCACTATCAATAACAGAAAATTTTAACTTACACTTAAGCTCGTCAATATCTGCTAATTCTATTTTTATACATATATGCCCCGATTCTGTAAACTTAACTGCATTATTGACTAAATTAAGTAATACCTGTCCAAGACGTAAAGAGTCTCCAATTAAAGCGGTAGGCACATCGTTGTCAATTTTACTGATTAGTTCCAGACCTTTTTCCGTTACTTTTACAGATACCATGTTAATAATGTTGTTTAGGACTTCTTCTAAGTTAAAATCAATAGCTTCGATTTCAAGCTTACCAGCTTCAATTTTAGAAAAATCAAGAATATCGTTGATAATCCCTAAAAGAGATTTAGCTGAAGATTCAATTTTATATATATAATCATGTTGTTTGTTGGTAAGTTTTGTCTTTAAAGCCAATCCTGAAAAACCGATGATCGCATTCATAGGTGTCCGTATTTCATGACTCATGTTGGCAAGAAAAGAACTTTTAGACTGATCGGCAGATTCGGCTATAAGACGGGCGGATTCTTCTGCTTGTATGGCTTCACGTAGCAGCATCTGGGTGTAAGCCAAAGCTCGGTTTTTATGAGTGAGCACATAAAGAAAAATTACCATGCTCACCAGAACGATCAGGACAGCAAACACAAATGGTAAGAAACGTCTGAAGTAAAACTGACTTGACATACCATGCTCAAACCGGATCGACACCCATTTGTTGATGATAGTTTCATGTTCTGCTCTGGAGATATTGTTCAACGTTTTTTCCAAAATAGCTGTGAATTCAGGCCAGTCCTTACGCACGCCCATACGAAGTTTCACATCTTCCCAGTCTGTTTCCAGAGCAATTTTAAGGTTTGACCAGCCATTCAGAGAAATTAAGTGACCGGCTACTGCAGATGATGCGAAGCAGGCATCTGCTTGTCCCAAAAATACAGCCTTCATTTCATTAGGAATAGTCTTTCTAAAAACATAATTTACGACGAATTGGTCAGAAAGTTGTTTCAACTTGCTGTAAGCTACCAAATCTGGATCAAGCGCAACTTTTCGACCAGCTAAGTCTTCGATGCGGACAATATCATTTTCGTCCTTACGAGTTACAATCACGAGCGGGAATGAAATATAAGGCTCAGTAAACGATAGAAATTCGGATCTCTCAGGAGTGTAGGCCAGGCAAGGAAAAAAATCAATTTCATTTTTACGGGCCATATTCAAACCCTCCTTAAAAGGTACATCTACAAGTTCAAATACAAGTCCGGTTTTTTGTTTCAATATCTCCAAATAATCACTGACCATACCATTAGGATGGCTATTTTCCACAAAAGAGACCGGGGTATATTTAGGTGGAATAACGTAGCGGATAGGAATCGTTTTGTGAATCTCGATCCAGACCTTTTCCAAATAACTAAATTCAATGAGGTTTTCTTGGGCAATTACGTGCATGCACGTCAATAATACGATTATCTGCACCAAACAACAAAATATCAATGTCCTTGTCAATGAGCGGATGAGCATAGATCCTTTCCTGATAACATTTTATTTTTATCGATTAAATCTTACCTCGTCCTTACAATCCTAAAACCAAGATAATAAAGCTTAGCACTTTCTGCGTGACTAGTTCTATTTGCGCATCTTACAAAAGTCGGGTCATTTCCCCAGCTTCCTCCTCTTAATACACGTTTACTTTCTTTTGCTTTTATAACAGGATTCGATTCAGAGTGTTTTTTATAGGCATCCTTATCATACGCGTCTTCGCACCATTCAAAGACATTACCAAGCATATCATAAAGTTCAAAAGGATTAGGTTTAAAACTTCCAACAGGAGCAGCTACAGCATAGCCGTCATTCAAATCTTTTCGTGAAGATCCGCTCGGGTCGTTTATGTCTGAAAAATTTAAATACTTAGGATTAATTTCATTTCCCCAATAATATTTGTTTTCAGTTCCACCTCTACAGGCATATTCCCATTCAGCTTCAGTAGGCAATGCAAATTCATATTTTCCTTGAGTCTTTTCAATGAGCCATTTTGAAAAAGCCTTAGCATCATGCCAAGTTACATAAACAACGGGTTGGCTGTCTCCGTTTAAAGATTGACCAAAATCTTTACTGTCATGATCCGATCTAAACATTTTATATTGACGATTAGTGACTTCAAATTTTCCCATCCAAAAGCCGTCAATGCAGACTTTATGTAAAGGTGATTCGTCAGCCCCCCTACCCTCTTCTGTTTCTGGGCTTCCCATATTAAAACATCCCGAAGGAACCCAAACAAATATCATTCCTGTTTCAGGCTCTCTCCATTCATCTCCAGCAGAAAGTTTTTTTAGTTTTGCTGAAACTTTTAATGTTTTTCCAGCTTTTATAGAAACCGTATCTTCCCATACAAAATAATCGCCTCCTTTAACTATTCTTATTTTATAAGAACCATCCCTCAAATCGTTAGCTTTTCCAGGAGTTATTCCCATTTTTTTACCGTCTAAATACCATTCTGTAGCATCAGGAATACTTGTTACTTCAAGCCTTCCACAAACAGAAGAAAGTTTAAATTCAACTTTAGTTCTTTCACCCCCAGGAATTTTTATATTTTTCTTTTGAGGAGCATAACAACTTTTTTTTATTTCAATAGAAAGTTTTCCTTTATTAATTTTAGTGTCAATAAAAGGAGTTTGTCCTTTTTTGTCTCCGTCAATATAAACATCGGCTCCGCTTGGTTCAGAAGCAATTTCAATTCCGCCATAATTTTTTGCAAGGTTGGCTTCAATTTTTCCTGTTTGTCGAGGCATAATTATTATTTCCCCATTCCAATCATCAAAGCCATCTTTTTTTAAAATTATTTTTCTATAGCCTTTATCAACTCTTTCAAGCGTTAGAGGCGTTTTGCCCCTTATCACCCCATCAATTTGAACGTAAGCATCATCTGGCTTGCTTGTTACTATTAACTGACCATACTGGAAAGGATTTAATTTTATATCAATTAGTTCTGATTTTCCTTTTTTAACTTCGAATTTTGTCTCATGAGTTTCATAATCTCCCATAGCAATTTTTAAATCATGCTCTCCGGAGCTTAGTCCTTTAATTTGAACGGGAGCTAACCCTACAATTGCATTATCAATATAAACTTCCGCGCCTTTTGGATCTGTTTTTATAGTAATTATATGTCCTGGAAAAAATAATTTATAGGAAAAAACAAACGCTAACAAAATACCTAATATCCCAAATGCAAATATTGTGATATTTTTTAATGGGCTAATTGCTGGAATATCCAATTTTTTTATTTCTTTTTTTTGTTTAGTCCGTTTTTCATCTTTTGAGGATACAGATTCTTGAACAAGATTTTTTTTCTTTTCTTGCTCGTTTTGTTTTTGTACGTCTGGAACAGCTTTAGCTCCGGAATTAGCTTCCGATTTATATACATCAAAAAGAGCATTGATAAATGATTTAGCATCCGTTGGTCTTTTTTCTGGATCTTTTTCTAAAGCTTTGAACAAAATTTGATTTACTTTATCAGAAACTCCAACTATTGAAACAGGTGGTTGTTTTAAAATTTGGTTTTTTAGATTTCCCGAATGAAAAGGAGGAAGGCTTGAGAGCATTTCGTAAGCCATAACAGCAATAGCATATATATCTGTCCATTGACCTACTTCTTTTCCTTCAATTTGTTCTGGAGCAAGATATGGCAAAGTTTCAAAAGATTCACCTTTTTTTCCCATTGACTTCGATTCATATAAAATCGGAGAAACTCCAAAATCAGCTATTTTAGGAGTTTCATCTTCAGTTATTCGAATGTTTTGAATTTTAAGTCCTTTATGAATCATTGGAGGTTTTCTGCTATGGGCATAATCAACAGCTTCACATATTTGCTGTAAAATCGGAAAAGCTTCTTTTAAAGATAATTTTCCGCCCTTTTCTGCTATATAATTCACAAGGGAATTACCAGTGATATATTCCATTGTAATAAATGCTTGGCCTTCCCATAAATCAAGATCATATAATTTTACAATATTTTTATGGTTAAGCCCTTGTGCATTGGAAACTTCGAGATTAAAATCATCAATGTATTTTTCGTCAAAAACATACTTTTCAGGCACAATTTTTAAAGTAACATCCATTTTTAGCTGAGTATCCCACGCAAGATAAACTACCCCAAGACCTCCAGTTCCGATATATTTTTTTATTTCATAACGGACTGCAAATGTTTGACCAGGAGCGAGTTGACCGCTTTTAAGTTCAATGCTGCGATCAATACTTTCATCTCCTGACGCTGCAATAATAGCCTGACAGTTGGGGCAAGTCCATACTCCATCTGGAAGTTTTGATTTACAATTCCAGCATTTTTGAGCCATTTTTTTCGCTCCTTTAAATATTATTTTTTATTGTAAAAGAAGTAAATTAAGCCAAGGCAGTGCTTTGCTTTGAGTTTGAATTCCGGAAGAAAACCATATAGGATTAGTATAAGCTCTATATCTATCTGTAAAACCTGACGCATTTGTAAAATCTTGAGTTGTACATTCAACCCTTAAATATTGATTACTTGAAATAGCCGGAAGAGTATATGTTTTGCTTCCCTTGAGTCCATTTCCTGAAATTCCCTGGCTGCTTGAAGGGTTAAATTCATGCATCATTTCCTTGCCAAGAAAAATTTTAACGCTCTTGATTGGAACATTATCATAAGCTTCCCACTGTATTAATATATCAACCGTGCTTCCGCTCGCTACATTTACAATGTCTCCAACAATACTGTCTCCATTGTTTTTTTCAAGTTTACCATCTTTATTTTTGTCAATTCCGACTAATAAAATAGGTCCGTCTGTTATAATAGAATGTCCATTTTTAAGCCCATAAAGAACTGAATCTTTAGATTTTGCAGGTGCATAAACAAGAGTTCTTGCCTTTGCTATTGCATTATCATTGCACCCGAGCATATCCGAGTTAAATTCAAAATATGTAAAATAATTCAAATCGCCATGCGCATCGCTTCCAGCATTAATAACAACCTTTCTTATTGGATTTAATTTCTGAACAAGAACGGCTTCCCATTGAGCGATACTTAAAGTAAGATTTTTATAAAAATGCTTATTTTGTTCACTTTCTCCATATTGGGTTTGGAACCCTCCATTATTTATAAACGGATCTATATTCTCAACATCGCCTCCGGAAGTTGCCATTGTAGTTCTTGTATTCCAAACTTCAAAACCAGCAAACGTATCGTAATTTAATCCTATTTCAACATTATCCTTAGTCCAAGCTTTCATAGTTCCAACAAAAAGAACGTCCATTGTGTCTTGTGGATGAGCTGCAAATGCAACACCAGAAGATTCTAATTCATTAAGCTTTGAGCTGAGGCTGTATTGAGCATTATTCAAGCAATCAATTTTTCCTGAAATAAAATGGGAATTATTGTAAACAAGCATGTGAATTTGATCTTTTGCAAGACCTGAAACTGGTTGAGCTGTAACTTCTTCCCCAAGTATAAGCGGAAGACCGGATTCATTATTATTAGTATTTATCCAGTCCCTTAACGAAGTCCATCTTGATTCATTTAAATCATAATATATGTCATAATTAATGCCGCTCAAATAACAAAGAACATCACTTGCATGGTCTGTAGTTGTAACAAAATCAAGGTCCATTGCCTCAATACTTAATTTTAGAATTCCTAACCCCCCTCCATATTCATAAGGATTATTTGTTTTTTCAGTATGGTAATGAGTATCGCCATAAAGCCAGTTAGAATCGAACCTTGGAAAAGCTTGACCAACATGAACTTTTAAAACTCTGCTAAATGTAAATGCACCTCCCTGCCAAAAGTCGTCTCTGCCCTTTATCCAAGCTTTAAATTGAATTATATCTCCTTGATTGTAACCCAAATTAGCAGCGGTAATAGATTTACCGTTTAAACCTGCATTATCTGCATTTTCGAAAGTAGTTGTCATATATTCCCATACGCTTTGCTTAATATAAAGTCCTCCAAAATCGTGGGAGAATATTTTTTCTTCCACTCCTCCGCTTTTAACAAGATAAATTTCAAGAGTATCTAAATACGGAAGATCATTAAAATCTGAATCCGTAATCAAGAATCCAATCGGAATTGGAGTTATTGTACTTTTAACACGCCAAGGAGCATCAGCCATAAAATCTTTTGCCGGAGTATTAACGTGTTCTTTTTCTCCGTTATCATTTTTTGAATCAGCACTTAAGCTCCAGCAAGGTAGACATAAAATAAATAAAATAAAAATAAAAATTCTTTTCATAAGGTCCCCTCTCCTCTTTACTTACTTTTGTTAATTTTAATGTTAATTTGTCTAATAATAATTTTTGTAATTTATCTTATAATTCTTTCAAATTGTAAAGTTAAAATTTATATTGTCCCTTGCAAATACATTTTACGTTCATTTTCAGGAAATTTTTCTATAGCATACCTTAACATGGTACGAGGCAGTTCTTTGTAATATTTCTCCAAGAACACCTTTTCTACTGATATATTTCTTTTGCCAATTTCCCTTAACATCCATCCAACAGCTTTGTGAATTAAATCTTCCTTATCATTCTTAAGTATTTTTGATATTTCTAATGCATCGTAAAATTCATTTTGTTTTATCATATAGAAAGTAGCAATAATAGAGATTCGACGCTCCCAAAGATTTTTTGACTTTGCCAATTTATATAAAGGCTTTTTATCTTTATCACTTAAATATGCGCCAACAATATAGCTGGCTGAGCTATCAACTAAATCCCAATTATTGATATATTTTGTGTTGCTTAAGTATAGTTCATATATTTTTGTTTTGTCTTCAGGAGTTCCTTTAGCAAATTTTTCTACTAACATGAAAAGAGAAAATAATCTCACTTCATGAAATTCAGATTTAAGTAAAACTAAAATCTCATCAAGTCTAATATTTTTGTATTTTTTTACTTGCTGTCTTAGTATCGGAACCTTGATTCCAAGAAATTTATCGCCTTCTCCATATTCACCCTCTCCTGTCTTGAAAAATCGTTGAGCATGTTCTGCTCGTGATGAATCTCCTAATTCAATAAGCTCATTAAAACTTTCTTGCGAAGTCATTATAAAATTTCCTTCTAAAAGCAATATATATTCTAAAAAAAGAATATATATAAATAATAAAAGTTTATAGATTTAATATTTTTAGCCTTAGTCATATTTTGTCTAAGTAAATATATTCTATATTGAGAATATATTTGGAGTTAGGTATCCATTATGTTAATAAAAAATACAGCTCAATGCAATTAGAATAAAGTTAATTCCATAATGTTGCAAAATTTTAAAAGATATGAGGATATAATTTAAAAAAATTAAAATTTATCAAAAGCTATTATTTCTGGTTCTACTCCAAGATTATCAAGCATTTTAAGAACAGCGTTAATCATAGGGGGAGGACCGCAAAGGTAATATTCTATTTCGGTTGGGTCCTTATGTTTTGAAAGGTAGGTATCATATAGGCAATTATGTATAAAGCCTGTTAATCCTTCCCAATTATCTTCTTTTTGAGGCTCGGAAAGGGCAATATAATAAGAAAAATTATCATGCTTACTTGCGAGTTCTTTAAACTCTTCATCATAAAACATTTCTTGTTTTGAACGGGCTCCGTACCAGAATGTCATTATTCTGTTTGTTTTAAAGGATAGTAATTGATCAAGTATTTGACTGTGCAAAGGAGCCATTCCAGCACCGCCTCCGATAAAACACATTTCTCTATTAGTATTTTTTATAAAAAATTCTCCGTAGGGTCCACTTAAAGTAACTTTATCACCAGGTTTCAGATAGAAAATATAGGAAGACCCTACACCAGGAGGAAGTTGAGTTCCTCCTGGCGGTGTTGCGATTCTAATAGTAAATCGTAACCGATTTTTTTCAAAAGGCGGGTTTGCAAGAGAATATGCTCTAAATATAGGTAGAACTGATTTGGATTTTAAGCCCCACAAATTAAATCTATCCCAAGCAGTTTTAAATCTATCCGCAATTCTTGCTCGAAGTTCTCCAAAAGACATTTCGTATTCAGGAATATCTATTTGTATGTAAGAGCCGGCTTTAAAATTAAGCTCTTGCCCTTCATCTAATTTTACAATTAATTCTTTAATAAAAGTAGCTACATTTTCGTTAGAAACAACGGCAGCGTTATATTTTCGTATGCTAAAAATTTCGTTAGGAATATATATTTTTAAATCATCTTTGACTTTTAATTGACATGCGAGTCTTATGTTGTCTTTAATTTCTTTTCGAGATAAATGTGCAAGTTCGGTAGGCATAACACTTCCACCACCTTCTGTAATCTTACATTTACACATACCGCATGCGCCACCTCCTCCACAAGCGGATGGAAGAAATATTTTATTATTTGAAAGATTAGATAAAAGAGTTGAACCTGTTCTAACTTTAAGTTTTTTATCTTCTCTATCATTAATAATTACAGTTTTTTCACCCTTTATAACTATTTTTCCTTCCACAAATAGCAGTAAAAAAACAAGTATAAGCATTAATCCTGTAAAAGTTAAAAAGCTTATTAGATATATCAAATCTGTCAAACTCCTTTTTGTTAAAGATTTATGCCGGAAAAAAGCATAAAAGCCATCGCCATAAGGCCTGTAACTATTATTGTTATTCCAAACCCACGTAATCCTTCAGGAACATCTGCATATCTTAATTTTTTTCGTATTGCAGCCATTGAAACTATCGCTAAAAACCATCCAGTTCCGGAACCTATTCCAAATACAGTAGCTTCAATAAAAGAATATTCCCTTTCGACCATAAATAATGAAGCTCCAAGAACCGCACAGTTTACAGCTATTAAAGGAAGAAATACTCCAAGAGCGCTGTATAAAGTTGGAGAAATTCTATCAATAATCATTTCAAGAGCTTGAACAATTGCGGCTATTACTGATATAAATATTATTAATTTTAAAAATCCGATATTAATATTCGGAAGTCCAGCCCATTTTAAAGCAGAAGGCGCGAGGAGATAATGATAAACCAACCAATTAACTGGTGTTGTAACGGAAATAACAAATATAACAGCAAGTCCTAATCCTGTAGCTGTTTTAATATTTTTTGAAACAGCCAAAAAGGAACACATGCCTAAAAAATAGGCAAGAAGAATATTACCGACAAAAACTGAATTTAATGCAATGCTAAAAAGATTTTCCATAGTTTTATTTTATTGTATTTAAAGTGATTTTTTTAGCCATACTAAAAGACCTATAACTATAAAAGCTCCAGGTGCTAGGAGCATAAAGCCCATGTCAAGATATCCTGCATTATAAAATACGGAAGGTATTACTTTAAAACCAAAAATTGAGCCTGCTCCAAGAAGTTCACGAATAAATGCTACTGATATTAAAACAAGTCCATATCCTAACCCGTTTCCGATTCCATCAAGAAAAGATTCTAAAGGAGGATGTCCAAGTGCATAAGTTTCAGCCCTGCCCATAACTATACAGTTTGTAATAATAAGTCCTACAAATACGGATAATTGTTTGCTTATATTGTAAAGAAACGCTCTTAAAATTTCATCGGCAAGAATTACAAGAGTTGCTATAACTATTAATTCAACAATAATTCTAACATTCCTCGGAATTATGTTACGCATTAGTGAAATGGACAAACTTGAAAATCCTACTACAATAGTTAAGGATATTGCCATAACAAAAGCTGTTTTAAGCTGAACTGTAACTGCTAATGCTGAGCATATTCCAAGAACTTGAACATAAACAGGATTATTTTCCCATAATGGCTCAACAAAAGCATCCACAAGTTTATTTTTTTCCTGCTCCATTATTTATTCTTTCCTGAAGTTTGAGGTAGTATTTTAATGTCCTTATTTGCTCTTAGTTTTGAAGAATATAATTCATATTGTGAAAGTGTTTCTCTTATACCAGTTGTAAGGAATTTTCCTGTAAGTGTAGCACCGCTTATGCCATCAACATA
It includes:
- a CDS encoding NADH:ubiquinone reductase (Na(+)-transporting) subunit F; protein product: MIYLISFLTFTGLMLILVFLLLFVEGKIVIKGEKTVIINDREDKKLKVRTGSTLLSNLSNNKIFLPSACGGGGACGMCKCKITEGGGSVMPTELAHLSRKEIKDNIRLACQLKVKDDLKIYIPNEIFSIRKYNAAVVSNENVATFIKELIVKLDEGQELNFKAGSYIQIDIPEYEMSFGELRARIADRFKTAWDRFNLWGLKSKSVLPIFRAYSLANPPFEKNRLRFTIRIATPPGGTQLPPGVGSSYIFYLKPGDKVTLSGPYGEFFIKNTNREMCFIGGGAGMAPLHSQILDQLLSFKTNRIMTFWYGARSKQEMFYDEEFKELASKHDNFSYYIALSEPQKEDNWEGLTGFIHNCLYDTYLSKHKDPTEIEYYLCGPPPMINAVLKMLDNLGVEPEIIAFDKF
- the nqrE gene encoding NADH:ubiquinone reductase (Na(+)-transporting) subunit E; amino-acid sequence: MENLFSIALNSVFVGNILLAYFLGMCSFLAVSKNIKTATGLGLAVIFVISVTTPVNWLVYHYLLAPSALKWAGLPNINIGFLKLIIFISVIAAIVQALEMIIDRISPTLYSALGVFLPLIAVNCAVLGASLFMVEREYSFIEATVFGIGSGTGWFLAIVSMAAIRKKLRYADVPEGLRGFGITIIVTGLMAMAFMLFSGINL
- a CDS encoding NADH:ubiquinone reductase (Na(+)-transporting) subunit D translates to MEQEKNKLVDAFVEPLWENNPVYVQVLGICSALAVTVQLKTAFVMAISLTIVVGFSSLSISLMRNIIPRNVRIIVELIVIATLVILADEILRAFLYNISKQLSVFVGLIITNCIVMGRAETYALGHPPLESFLDGIGNGLGYGLVLISVAFIRELLGAGSIFGFKVIPSVFYNAGYLDMGFMLLAPGAFIVIGLLVWLKKSL